A genomic window from Punica granatum isolate Tunisia-2019 chromosome 2, ASM765513v2, whole genome shotgun sequence includes:
- the LOC116198189 gene encoding auxin-responsive protein IAA27-like translates to MSVAFEEHDYIGLSEAPPLESSDENMNKKEEDVEKEKPSPESDRAESGLELRLGLPGSTPPERDPAKGSVAGAKRGFSDAIDFTGKWGFSGRPVKGFDGKPGSAAPAGKDGVPAPASPKPGLEKKPQVPSPAAKAQVVGWPPIRSFRKNSMSFQAPKSTEDSESKLGSGCLYVKVSMEGAPYLRKVDLKTYKSYIELSSALEKMFSCFTIGQLDENGLTDLLHGSEYVLTFEDKDGDWMLVGDVPWEMFTESCKKLRIMKSSDAIGLAPRAMDKCKTRS, encoded by the exons ATGTCTGTTGCCTTTGAGGAGCATGATTACATAGGTTTGTCAGAGGCTCCTCCCCTGGAGAGCTCTGATGAGAACATGAACAAGAAGGAGGAGGACGTGGAGAAGGAGAAGCCCTCCCCCGAGTCAGACAGGGCTGAGTCGGGCCTCGAGTTGAGGCTCGGGTTGCCCGGGTCGACCCCGCCTGAAAGGGACCCGGCCAAGGGTTCTGTCGCCGGGGCCAAGAGGGGGTTCTCTGATGCCATTGACTTCACCGGCAAGTGGGGCTTCAGCGGCAGACCCGTCAAGGGGTTTGACGGGAAACCGGGGTCGGCTGCTCCCGCCGGGAAAGATGGAGTTCCCGCTCCGGCGTCGCCGAAGCCGGGCCTTGAGAAGAAGCCTCAGGTTCCATCTCCTGCTGCTAA GGCTCAGGTCGTGGGTTGGCCTCCAATTAGATCGTTCCGGAAGAATTCCATGAGTTTCCAGGCTCCAAAGAGCACTGAGGATTCTGAGAGCAAACTGGGATCAGGATGCCTCTATGTGAAGGTCAGCATGGAAGGCGCCCCATATCTCCGGAAAGTTGACCTCAAAACCTACAAAAGCTACATAGAGTTGTCTTCTGCTCTCGAGAAGATGTTCAGCTGCTTCACTATTG GGCAATTGGATGAGAATGGATTAACAGATCTTCTTCATGGATCTGAGTATGTGCTCACATTCGAGGACAAAGATGGTGATTGGATGCTCGTTGGTGATGTTCCTTGGGA AATGTTTACTGAATCCTGTAAGAAGCTTAGGATTATGAAAAGCTCGGATGCAATTGGGCTAG CCCCGAGAGCTATGGACAAGTGCAAAACCCGCAGCTAA
- the LOC116198187 gene encoding uncharacterized protein LOC116198187, which translates to MTPVVPSSMTNVSLIPGVAFTVSRCNNCSTRQSIYRVRAKQRCSLPRPASRRLFPHNRIGLAIHYKPRSDHIVLATGTDVAVEEQDTPVAGEDSGESAEAPTEQEAGPAPAETKRSRGPRKSELPPVKNEELVPGATFTGKVRSIQPFGAFVDFGAFTDGLVHVSQLSNSFVKDVGSFVSVGQEVKVRLLEANTETGRISLTMREGDDSGSKTQQQVGSTSNGDSRPRTPRKNTGATGQKRAEARKASKFVKGQELTGMVKNLTRSGAFVSLPEGEEGFLPTSEEADGGFGSMMGSTSLEIGQEVNVRVLRIARGQVTLTMKTEGDVGKLDAELTQGVVHTAVNPFVLAFQKNKEIAVFLNEREKLEKSDKAAAEDEGIPESVEATMSETSVQTEVKEQESSENLSPEDNEPAASLITEEVPAADELKTDESGQNNPTPEVSEPAASLVSEDAIAKAEAQVEEIVSEVTQEVAVEEKSKSEDAVVKDEVPVEETVAEVAKDVPVEDKSESEDAVVKDEGQVEETVAEVTEEVAVEDKSEAEDAVVKDEGQVEETVAEVTEEVVVEEKSEAEDAVVKDEGQVEETVAEVTQEVAVEEENESEDAVVKDEGQVEETVAEVTQEVAVEEKNESEDAVVKDEGQVEETVASELAVEEKNESEDAVVKDEGQVEETVASELAVEDMVESSTYENGTVSSSDVQTDVSSSEITESKVTEEPQESRVEEPVTAAATESSPDATPEDENDVPAPDGNGSIAGSNGQGSTDLPKESGVQASISPALVKQLREETGAGMMDCKKALAETGGDLVKAQEFLRKKGLASAEKKAARATAEGRIGSYIHDSRIGVLVEVNCETDFVSRGEIFKELVEDLAMQVAACPQVRYLVTDEVPADIVSKEKEIEMQKEDLMSKPENIRERIVEGRIRKRLEELALLEQPYIKNDKVVVKDWVKQTIATVGENIKVKRFVRFNLGEGLEKKSQDFAAEVAAQTAAKTQPKPSPAAEEQKPAAPEAETTASKAPTVAVSAALVKQLREETGAGMMDCKKALAETGGDLEKAQEYLRKKGLSTADKKSSRLAAEGRIGSYIHDSRIGVLIEVNCETDFVGRSEKFKELVDDLAMQVVACPQVQFVSVDDIPEDIVKKEKELEMHREDLQSKPENIRERIVEGRVSKRLGELALLEQAFIKDDSILVKDLVKRTVAALGENIKVRRFMRFTLGESTEGDAEAKEE; encoded by the exons atgacacCTGTGGTTCCATCTTCTATGACCAATGTCTCACTTATTCCTGGAGTTGCCTTCACGGTGAGCAGGTGCAATAATTGTTCAACCCGTCAAAGTATATATAGGGTACGGGCAAAACAGAGATGTAGCCTTCCCCGGCCAGCATCTCGCAGACTCTTTCCCCACAACAGGATTGGGTTGGCAATACACTACAAACCTCGAAGTGATCATATAGTATTAGCCACGGGAACTGATGTGGCAGTGGAGGAACAAGATACCCCTGTCGCTGGTGAAGATTCTGGTGAGTCCGCCGAGGCTCCAACTGAACAGGAGGCAGGCCCTGCCCCTGCCGAGACAAAGCGATCGAGGGGCCCTCGAAAGAGTGAGCTGCCGCCAGTAAAGAACGAGGAGCTTGTTCCTGGCGCGACCTTTACAGGCAAAGTGAGATCCATTCAGCCCTTTGGCGCCTTTGTGGACTTTGGGGCTTTCACCGATGGTCTCGTTCATGTCTCGCAGTTGAGCAACAGCTTTGTTAAGGACGTTGGGAGCTTTGTCTCAGTCGGGCAAGAGGTGAAGGTGAGATTACTTGAGGCAAATACTGAGACAGGGCGAATCTCCCTCACAATGCGTGAAGGTGACGATTCGGGCAGTAAAACCCAGCAGCAGGTTGGCTCTACTTCCAATGGTGATAGCAGGCCCAGAACTCCGAGGAAAAATACTGGAGCAACAGGTCAGAAGAGAGCCGAAGCAAGGAAAGCCTCAAAATTTGTGAAGGGCCAGGAACTGACGGGGATGGTGAAGAATCTAACACGGTCCGGTGCCTTTGTGTCTCTTCCTGAGGGGGAAGAAGGCTTTCTCCCGACATCGGAGGAAGCTGATGGCGGGTTTGGCAGCATGATGGGTTCAACATCATTAGAAATTGGTCAGGAAGTTAATGTTCGGGTTCTAAGGATTGCCAGAGGACAGGTCACATTGACCATGAAGACGGAGGGAGATGTCGGGAAGTTGGACGCAGAACTCACACAAGGAGTTGTCCATACAGCGGTGAACCCCTTTGTTCTAGCATTCCAGAAGAATAAGGAGATTGCAGTGTTCCTAAATGAGAGGGAGAAGTTGGAGAAATCAGATAAAGCAGCTGCGGAAGACGAGGGCATCCCTGAAAGTGTAGAGGCAACCATGTCTGAGACTTCAGTTCAGACAGAGGTGAAAGAACAAGAGAGTTCTGAGAATCTGTCTCCAGAAGATAATGAACCGGCTGCTAGTTTGATAACTGAGGAGGTTCCTGCAGCAGATGAACTGAAAACTGATGAATCTGGTCAGAATAATCCGACTCCAGAAGTCAGTGAACCAGCTGCTAGTTTGGTATCCGAGGATGCCATTGCGAAAGCTGAAGCACAAGTAGAAGAAATTGTTTCTGAAGTTACCCAGGAAGTGGCAGTAGAGGAGAAGAGCAAATCTGAAGATGCTGTTGTGAAAGATGAAGTACCAGTAGAAGAAACTGTTGCAGAAGTTGCTAAGGATGTGCCAGTTGAGGACAAGAGCGAATCAGAGGATGCTGTCGTGAAAGATGAAGGACAAGTAGAAGAAACTGTTGCAGAAGTTACCGAGGAAGTGGCGGTTGAGGACAAGAGCGAAGCTGAGGATGCTGTCGTGAAAGATGAAGGACAAGTAGAAGAAACTGTTGCAGAAGTTACCGAGGAAGTGGTGGTTGAGGAGAAGAGCGAAGCTGAAGATGCTGTTGTGAAAGATGAAGGACAAGTAGAAGAAACTGTTGCAGAAGTTACCCAGGAAGTGGCAGTTGAGGAGGAGAATGAATCCGAGGATGCTGTTGTGAAAGATGAAGGACAAGTAGAAGAAACTGTTGCAGAAGTTACCCAGGAAGTGGCAGTTGAGGAGAAGAATGAATCCGAGGATGCTGTTGTGAAAGATGAAGGACAAGTAGAAGAAACTGTTGCCAGTGAACTGGCAGTTGAGGAGAAGAATGAATCCGAGGATGCTGTTGTGAAAGATGAAGGACAAGTAGAAGAAACTGTTGCCAGTGAACTGGCAGTTGAGGATATGGTGGAATCAAGCACATATGAGAATGGCACTGTTTCGAGCTCAGATGTACAAACTGATGTTTCTTCATCAGAAATTACAG AGAGCAAGGTCACTGAAGAACCCCAGGAGAGTCGGGTAGAGGAACCAGTAACTGCTGCTGCCACTGAATCTTCTCCAGATGCAACACCAGAAGATGAAAATGATGTGCCTGCTCCCGACGGAAATGGCAGCATTGCAGGTTCTAATGGACAAGGAAGCACTGATTTGCCCAAAGAAAGTGGGGTGCAAG CTAGCATTTCACCAGCCCTCGTAAAGCAACTGCGTGAAGAAACCGGAGCTGGGATGATGGACTGCAAGAAAGCTCTTGCAGAGACCGGAGGTGACCTCGTCAAAGCCCAGGAGTTCCTGAGAAAGAAGGGCCTAGCAAGCGCTGAGAAGAAAGCTGCACGAGCCACTGCTGAGGGAAGGATTGGCTCCTACATCCATGATTCACGCATTGGAGTCCTTGTTGAGGTCAACTGCGAGACTGACTTTGTCTCAAGGGGCGAAATTTTCAAGGAATTGGTTGAGGATTTAGCCATGCAAGTGGCAGCATGCCCTCAAGTCCGGTACCTCGTGACAGATGAAGTTCCAGCAGATATCGTGAGCAAGGAGAAGGAGATCGAGATGCAGAAGGAGGATCTTATGTCAAAGCCTGAGAACATAAGGGAGAGGATTGTGGAGGGGAGGATAAGGAAGAGGCTCGAGGAGCTGGCCCTTCTTGAGCAGCCTTATATTAAGAACGACAAAGTTGTAGTGAAGGACTGGGTGAAGCAGACGATTGCAACAGTTGGGGAGAATATCAAGGTGAAGAGGTTTGTAAGATTCAATCTTGGGGAAGGTCTGGAGAAGAAGAGCCAGGATTTTGCTGCCGAGGTGGCAGCCCAAACTGCTGCTAAAACCCAACCGAAACCTTCTCCTGCTGCGGAAGAGCAGAAGCCCGCCGCACCTGAAGCTGAGACAACCGCTTCAAA GGCACCGACAGTAGCAGTCTCCGCAGCACTGGTCAAGCAGCTCCGGGAGGAGACAGGAGCTGGCATGATGGACTGCAAGAAGGCCCTAGCGGAGACTGGTGGCGATCTCGAGAAAGCCCAGGAGTACCTGAGGAAGAAGGGCCTCTCAACGGCTGATAAGAAGTCATCTCGACTAGCTGCAGAGGGCAGGATTGGGTCCTATATTCATGACTCCCGAATCGGGGTCCTGATTGAGGTCAACTGCGAGACCGACTTTGTTGGGCGGAGTGAGAAGTTCAAGGAACTCGTTGATGACCTGGCAATGCAGGTTGTGGCATGCCCCCAGGTCCAGTTTGTTTCTGTGGATGACATTCCCGAGGACATCgtgaagaaggagaaagagcTCGAGATGCATAGAGAGGATCTGCAGTCAAAGCCTGAGAACATAAGAGAGAGGATCGTGGAGGGTCGTGTCTCCAAGAGGCTCGGAGAGCTCGCCCTGCTCGAGCAAGCCTTCATAAAGGATGACAGCATCCTAGTGAAGGATTTGGTGAAGCGGACAGTGGCTGCTCTCGGGGAGAACATCAAGGTGCGGAGGTTCATGAGGTTTACTCTTGGGGAATCAACCGAAGGAGATGCGGAAGCTAAGGAGGAATAG